A window from Erythrolamprus reginae isolate rEryReg1 chromosome 9, rEryReg1.hap1, whole genome shotgun sequence encodes these proteins:
- the NDUFAB1 gene encoding acyl carrier protein, mitochondrial produces MAARVLLRAAAGLFCQRRLLVLRLGASGLPGTEPGGGRGLAGAAWGPGRLVPAPSRWARGYSDAPTLTLKSIHDQVLYVLKLYDKIDPEKLTVEAHFMKDLGLDSLDQVEIIMAMEDEFGFEIPDAAAEKLMTPQDIMDYVADTQDVYE; encoded by the exons ATGGCGGCGCGTGTGCTGCTCCGCGCCGCGGCCGGGCTCTTCTGCCAGCGCCGGCTGCTCGTCCTGCGGCTGGGCGCGTCGGGGTTGCCGGGGACGGAGCCAGGGGGCGGGCGGGGTCTGGCGGGGGCGGCTTGGGGCCCGGGGAGGCTCGTGCCGGCTCCCTCCCGGTGGGCGCGCGGCTACTCGGACGCGCCAACGCTGACCTTGAAGAGCATCCACGACCAGGTGCTCTACGTGCTGAAGCTCTACGACAAGATCGACCCCGAGAAG CTGACAGTGGAAGCGCACTTCATGAAGGACCTGGGCCTGGACAGCCTCGACCAAGTGGAGATCATCATGGCCATGGAGGACGAGTTTG GGTTTGAAATCCCAGATGCAGCAGCAGAAAAGCTGATGACTCCTCAAGATATCATGGATTATGTTGCCGATACGCAAGACGTGTACGAATGA